The following are encoded in a window of Thermoleophilaceae bacterium genomic DNA:
- a CDS encoding cyclodeaminase/cyclohydrolase family protein, with translation MLDEVAARTPAPGGGSAAAWALALAAALVEMAAAFSDREVAADLRAQALTLADRELSAYGPVLEASRLPKDDPARSERLGAALSAAADSPLEIARLAAEVEGLARDLAARGNRTLEGDANTAAELAGAARRAAARLVEINLSARPDDPRLGEAKRLRA, from the coding sequence TTGCTTGACGAGGTGGCGGCGCGCACTCCGGCGCCCGGCGGTGGCAGCGCGGCGGCGTGGGCGCTGGCCCTGGCGGCGGCGCTCGTGGAGATGGCGGCGGCGTTCAGCGATCGCGAGGTGGCGGCGGACCTACGTGCGCAAGCGCTGACACTCGCAGACCGAGAGCTCAGCGCGTACGGACCCGTGCTGGAAGCGTCGCGCCTCCCAAAGGACGACCCCGCACGGAGCGAGCGACTCGGCGCTGCGCTCTCCGCCGCGGCCGACTCACCGCTCGAGATCGCGCGGCTGGCGGCGGAGGTGGAGGGCCTCGCGCGCGACCTGGCCGCCCGCGGCAACCGGACGCTCGAGGGCGACGCCAACACCGCCGCGGAGCTGGCGGGCGCGGCCCGGCGGGCGGCCGCGCGCCTTGTGGAGATCAACCTGTCGGCCCGGCCGGACGACCCGCGCCTTGGGGAGGCGAAGCGCCTGCGCGCTTGA
- a CDS encoding DUF2630 family protein, protein MEGSTIGLVASGGIGDRIEALVEEEQRLWADSAHLDEAGHARLREIREELDQCWNLLRRRRADPDAPVRPPHVPDPANDLDGPEPEPPHLEHGVHGEDEPAPDPDVPRDIP, encoded by the coding sequence GTGGAGGGGAGTACGATCGGCCTCGTGGCGAGCGGCGGCATCGGTGACCGGATCGAGGCGCTCGTCGAGGAGGAGCAGCGCCTGTGGGCCGACTCCGCTCATCTCGACGAGGCGGGTCACGCGCGGCTGCGCGAGATCCGTGAAGAGCTCGACCAGTGCTGGAACCTGCTGCGCCGCCGGCGGGCCGACCCAGATGCGCCCGTCCGGCCGCCGCACGTGCCGGATCCGGCGAACGATCTCGACGGGCCCGAGCCCGAGCCGCCGCACCTCGAGCATGGAGTGCACGGCGAGGACGAGCCCGCGCCGGACCCGGATGTGCCGCGCGATATCCCCTGA
- a CDS encoding MBL fold metallo-hydrolase: MDVAYTKGLHELGDGLFAYLQPDGGWGWSNAGLVTSNGSSLLVDTLFDLGLTREMLDSMRAVTAANPIEAAMNTHSNGDHCFGNQLLPPGVALYGTRTAVAEMQAAPPNLVHLLFKVDHGDPVFTRFAREAFGPFDWEGVELRLPSETWDGRLELRVGEREVTFIELGPAHTGSDSIVHVPDAGVAFTGDLLFIEATPILWAGTFANWLGACETILSLGARLLVPGHGPPTGDEGVRGVMRYLEYVRAEARVRFDAGMDAEGAADDIDLGEFASWSDSERIAVNVETAYREFDPERAVAPVPELFMRMARWKDRH, encoded by the coding sequence ATGGACGTCGCGTACACGAAGGGCCTGCACGAATTGGGCGACGGGCTGTTCGCCTATCTCCAGCCGGACGGTGGGTGGGGCTGGAGCAATGCGGGGCTCGTGACCTCGAACGGAAGCTCGCTGCTCGTCGACACGCTGTTCGACCTGGGGCTCACGCGCGAGATGCTCGACTCCATGCGAGCGGTCACCGCCGCAAACCCGATCGAGGCGGCGATGAACACGCACTCGAACGGCGACCACTGCTTTGGCAACCAGCTTCTGCCGCCCGGGGTCGCCCTCTATGGGACGCGGACCGCGGTCGCTGAGATGCAGGCCGCTCCGCCGAATCTGGTCCACCTCCTCTTCAAGGTCGATCACGGGGATCCGGTGTTCACCCGCTTTGCGAGGGAGGCCTTCGGCCCCTTCGATTGGGAGGGCGTGGAACTGCGCCTGCCGTCCGAGACCTGGGATGGGCGGCTCGAGCTGCGCGTGGGCGAGCGCGAGGTCACGTTCATCGAGCTCGGGCCGGCTCATACGGGCAGCGACTCGATCGTGCACGTGCCCGACGCGGGCGTGGCGTTCACGGGCGACCTGCTGTTCATCGAGGCCACGCCGATCCTGTGGGCGGGCACGTTCGCGAACTGGCTGGGCGCCTGCGAGACGATCCTGTCGCTCGGTGCACGCCTGCTCGTGCCGGGGCATGGGCCGCCAACTGGCGACGAGGGCGTGCGCGGCGTGATGCGCTACCTCGAGTACGTGCGCGCCGAGGCGCGCGTGCGGTTCGACGCCGGAATGGACGCCGAGGGCGCCGCCGACGACATCGACCTCGGCGAGTTCGCCAGCTGGAGCGACAGCGAGCGCATCGCGGTGAACGTCGAAACCGCCTACCGCGAGTTCGATCCGGAACGGGCCGTTGCGCCCGTGCCGGAGCTGTTCATGCGGATGGCGCGCTGGAAGGACCGGCACTGA
- a CDS encoding VOC family protein — translation MFDHVGIAVSDLAASERFYRTVLGILGIEPSYAGADMVGWDDWWIGPTDGEHPVTRGLHVGFRARDRSQVDAFWQAGIDAGYRDDGAPGPRAQYGPTYYGGFLLDPDGNSVEAVHGDQEHAVPDGRIDHLWIRVRDPQASRRFYTTVAPHAGLRLAHEEPGRVRFSGPDYTFSLVQDERPLTEHVHLAFPAREDATVRAFHAAALAAGYRDHGAPGERAVYHPGYYGAFVLDPDGHNIEVVNHNEG, via the coding sequence TTGTTCGACCATGTGGGCATAGCCGTCTCGGACCTCGCGGCCTCCGAGCGCTTCTACCGAACCGTCCTGGGCATCCTGGGCATCGAGCCCAGCTATGCGGGCGCCGACATGGTCGGGTGGGACGACTGGTGGATCGGTCCGACGGACGGCGAGCACCCGGTCACCCGCGGGCTCCACGTGGGCTTCCGTGCCCGCGACCGCTCGCAGGTGGACGCCTTCTGGCAGGCCGGGATCGACGCCGGCTACCGCGACGACGGCGCGCCGGGGCCGCGCGCGCAGTACGGCCCGACCTACTACGGCGGCTTCCTCCTCGACCCCGACGGCAACAGCGTGGAGGCGGTTCATGGCGACCAGGAACACGCCGTGCCGGACGGCAGGATCGATCACCTGTGGATCCGCGTCCGTGACCCTCAGGCCTCCCGGCGCTTCTACACGACGGTTGCCCCACACGCCGGGCTCCGCCTGGCGCACGAGGAGCCTGGCCGCGTGCGCTTCTCAGGCCCCGACTACACCTTCTCGCTCGTCCAGGACGAGCGGCCCCTCACCGAGCACGTCCACCTCGCCTTTCCCGCGCGCGAGGACGCCACGGTGCGCGCGTTCCACGCCGCCGCGCTGGCGGCGGGCTACCGGGACCACGGCGCGCCGGGCGAGCGCGCCGTCTATCACCCGGGCTACTACGGCGCGTTCGTGCTCGACCCGGACGGGCACAACATCGAGGTCGTGAACCACAACGAGGGCTGA
- a CDS encoding 3-hydroxyacyl-CoA dehydrogenase NAD-binding domain-containing protein: MSSTIRYEKDNGGVVILTLDDPNQSANTMNEAYARSMGETVERLEQEKDDITGVVITSAKKTFFAGGDLHDLIKATPEDAPQVAAGVREIKAQLRRLETLGKPVVAALNGAALGGGFEIALAAHHRVVVDDPKAVVGFPEVQLGLLPGGGGVVRTVRMLGIVDALMQLLLQGQRLRPDKAKELGVVDEIVATQDDLIPAAKKWIAENPEAHQPWDEKGYKIPGGTPSNPKLAMNLPAFPANLRKQIKGANYPAPHHIMAAAVEGSQVDFDNAIEIEGRYFVDLVCGQVSKNMIQAFFFDMQKVNGDRDRPEGIEQFQPRKMVVLGAGMMGAGIAYVCAKAGIEVVLKDVSAEAAEKGKSYSAKLLDKQIEKGRSTRDKADELLARIKPTSDPADAAGAELVIEAVFEDPKVKAEVFAEIEPHLADGALVASNTSTLPITELAEGVSRPADFIGLHFFSPVDKMPLLEIIKGEQTSEETLYRSLDVAKLIKKTPIVVNDSRGFFTSRVIGTFINEGIAMLTEGVPAPSIEQASSQAGYPAPVLQLSDELNLKLMRKIRNAAKEANATGSGWDAHPSEEVVDRMLDEFERPGRLEGAGFYEYEDGKRTRLWPGLKEAFGGENIDIPFEDLKERMLFIEAIETVKCLDEGVIESVADANIGSILGIGFPGWTGGVLQYINGYEGGPAGFVARARELAERYGERFEPPASLVEKAERGERYSDEAPALATA; this comes from the coding sequence ATGAGCAGCACCATTCGCTACGAGAAGGACAACGGAGGCGTCGTCATCCTCACCCTCGACGACCCGAACCAGTCCGCCAACACGATGAACGAGGCCTACGCCCGCTCGATGGGCGAGACGGTGGAGCGCCTCGAGCAGGAGAAGGACGACATCACGGGCGTGGTGATCACGTCGGCGAAGAAGACCTTCTTCGCGGGCGGCGACCTTCACGACCTGATCAAGGCCACGCCGGAGGACGCGCCGCAGGTGGCGGCGGGCGTGCGCGAGATCAAGGCGCAGCTGCGCCGGCTCGAGACGCTCGGCAAGCCCGTGGTGGCCGCACTGAACGGCGCCGCGCTCGGCGGCGGCTTTGAGATCGCCCTCGCCGCGCATCACCGCGTGGTGGTGGATGACCCGAAGGCCGTGGTGGGCTTCCCGGAGGTGCAGCTCGGCCTGCTCCCGGGCGGCGGCGGCGTGGTGCGCACGGTGCGCATGCTCGGCATCGTGGACGCGCTGATGCAGCTCCTGCTCCAGGGCCAGCGGCTGCGGCCCGACAAGGCCAAGGAGCTGGGCGTGGTGGACGAGATCGTGGCGACTCAGGACGACCTCATCCCGGCCGCCAAGAAGTGGATCGCCGAGAACCCCGAGGCGCACCAGCCGTGGGACGAGAAGGGCTACAAGATCCCCGGCGGCACGCCATCCAATCCGAAGCTGGCGATGAACCTGCCGGCGTTCCCGGCCAACCTGCGCAAGCAGATCAAGGGCGCGAACTACCCGGCCCCGCACCACATCATGGCCGCGGCGGTGGAGGGCTCGCAGGTGGACTTCGACAACGCCATCGAGATCGAGGGCCGCTACTTCGTGGACCTCGTGTGCGGCCAGGTGTCGAAGAACATGATCCAGGCGTTCTTCTTCGACATGCAGAAGGTGAACGGCGATCGCGACCGGCCCGAGGGCATCGAGCAGTTCCAGCCGAGGAAGATGGTCGTGCTCGGCGCCGGAATGATGGGCGCCGGCATCGCGTACGTGTGCGCGAAGGCGGGCATCGAGGTCGTGCTGAAGGACGTGTCGGCGGAGGCGGCGGAGAAGGGCAAGTCGTACTCAGCCAAGCTGCTCGACAAGCAGATCGAGAAGGGCCGCTCCACGCGCGACAAGGCCGACGAGCTGCTCGCCCGCATCAAGCCGACGTCCGATCCGGCGGACGCTGCGGGCGCCGAGCTCGTGATCGAGGCCGTGTTCGAGGACCCGAAGGTGAAGGCCGAGGTGTTCGCCGAGATCGAGCCGCACCTCGCCGACGGCGCGCTCGTCGCGTCGAACACCTCCACGTTGCCGATCACCGAGCTGGCCGAGGGCGTGTCGCGCCCGGCTGACTTCATCGGGCTGCACTTCTTCAGCCCCGTGGACAAGATGCCGCTGCTCGAGATCATCAAGGGCGAGCAGACCTCGGAGGAGACGCTGTACCGCTCGCTCGACGTGGCCAAGCTCATCAAGAAGACGCCGATCGTGGTGAACGACTCGCGCGGCTTCTTCACGAGCCGCGTGATCGGCACGTTCATAAACGAGGGCATCGCGATGCTCACCGAGGGCGTGCCGGCGCCGTCGATCGAGCAGGCGTCCTCGCAGGCGGGCTATCCGGCTCCGGTGCTCCAGCTGAGCGACGAGCTCAACCTCAAGCTCATGCGCAAGATCCGGAACGCGGCCAAGGAGGCGAACGCCACGGGCAGCGGCTGGGACGCGCATCCGTCCGAGGAGGTGGTGGACCGGATGCTCGACGAGTTCGAGCGGCCCGGCCGCCTCGAGGGGGCGGGCTTCTACGAGTACGAGGACGGCAAGCGCACTCGTCTATGGCCGGGCCTGAAGGAGGCCTTCGGCGGCGAGAACATCGACATCCCGTTCGAGGACCTCAAGGAGCGCATGCTGTTCATCGAGGCGATCGAGACGGTGAAGTGCCTCGACGAGGGCGTGATCGAGTCGGTGGCCGACGCCAACATCGGCTCGATCCTCGGCATCGGCTTCCCCGGCTGGACCGGCGGAGTGCTCCAGTACATCAACGGCTACGAGGGCGGCCCCGCCGGCTTCGTGGCCCGCGCGCGCGAGCTGGCGGAGCGCTATGGCGAGCGCTTCGAGCCACCCGCCTCGCTGGTGGAGAAGGCCGAGCGCGGCGAGCGCTACAGCGACGAGGCGCCGGCTCTCGCCACCGCGTAG
- a CDS encoding GYD domain-containing protein gives MPMYLGRFRYTPDAIKALVENPHDRARAAGAAVESVGGTLHGFWYAFGEFDGYFLMEAPDNSTAMALSATVAQSGALSTIETIPLMSVEEGIEALRKTQSAVYAPPTA, from the coding sequence ATGCCGATGTATCTAGGTCGCTTCCGCTACACGCCCGACGCGATCAAGGCGCTCGTGGAGAACCCGCACGATCGTGCGCGAGCGGCCGGCGCGGCCGTCGAGTCCGTCGGCGGCACGCTTCACGGCTTCTGGTACGCGTTCGGCGAATTCGACGGCTACTTCCTGATGGAGGCGCCCGATAATTCCACTGCCATGGCGCTGTCCGCGACGGTCGCGCAGAGCGGTGCGCTCAGCACGATCGAGACGATCCCGCTCATGAGTGTCGAGGAGGGAATCGAGGCGTTGCGGAAGACGCAGTCAGCGGTGTACGCCCCGCCCACGGCCTAG
- a CDS encoding prolipoprotein diacylglyceryl transferase, translating to MLAHIHIGGVTIQTFGVFFALNFVAWGLVAARRLGELGKPPDWAYEIVVTAVVGGLIGARAYYLIQNHSSLHGSLLGNVFGGSGLIWYGGLLGGAIAVLLWARWRDFFSLQLVDIAAVGLPLGYAIGRIGCQVAGDGDYGKPSSLPWAMGYPHGTTPTPPGVTVQPTPIYETVAMGFVALLLWHWRDRFRPGVLFALYLVFAGIERFIVEFWRRNSHVAAGLTAAQLESLAILVVGLIWLALAARSGGLRRRAVGQPVASAAV from the coding sequence GTGCTCGCGCACATCCACATCGGCGGCGTAACGATCCAGACGTTCGGCGTGTTCTTCGCGCTCAACTTCGTGGCGTGGGGGCTGGTGGCGGCGCGCCGTCTCGGCGAGCTCGGCAAGCCGCCCGACTGGGCATACGAGATCGTCGTCACCGCTGTGGTAGGCGGGCTGATCGGCGCGCGCGCCTACTACCTGATCCAGAACCACTCGTCGCTGCACGGCAGCCTGCTCGGCAACGTGTTCGGCGGGTCGGGGCTGATCTGGTACGGCGGGTTGCTCGGCGGTGCGATCGCCGTGTTGCTCTGGGCGCGCTGGCGCGATTTCTTCAGCCTGCAGCTCGTGGACATCGCGGCCGTGGGACTGCCGCTCGGCTACGCGATCGGCCGGATCGGCTGTCAGGTGGCCGGGGACGGCGACTACGGCAAGCCCTCGTCGCTCCCGTGGGCGATGGGCTACCCGCATGGCACCACGCCCACCCCGCCGGGTGTGACGGTTCAGCCCACGCCGATCTACGAGACGGTGGCGATGGGCTTCGTCGCCCTGCTCCTCTGGCACTGGCGCGACCGCTTCCGGCCGGGCGTGCTGTTTGCGCTCTACCTCGTGTTCGCCGGCATCGAGCGCTTCATCGTGGAGTTCTGGCGCCGGAACTCGCACGTGGCGGCCGGGCTCACCGCCGCGCAGCTCGAGAGCCTCGCGATACTCGTCGTGGGGCTGATCTGGCTCGCGCTGGCGGCTCGCAGCGGCGGTCTGCGCCGCCGCGCCGTGGGACAGCCCGTGGCGTCCGCGGCCGTATAG
- a CDS encoding cupin domain-containing protein: MAFTVRNLKEDLEDVGSNFHGAPDLEFRLATQALELEQSGLGYQRIPPGYRFPYGHTHRRQEEVYVVLRGSGRMKLDDEIVELREWDAVRVSPGTWRGYEAGPDGLEILVIGAPNLGEAPREDVEGRRDWWSD; the protein is encoded by the coding sequence GTGGCGTTCACGGTCAGGAACCTCAAGGAGGACCTGGAGGACGTCGGCTCGAACTTCCACGGCGCGCCGGACCTGGAGTTTCGCCTGGCCACCCAGGCGCTCGAGCTCGAGCAATCCGGCCTCGGCTACCAGCGCATCCCGCCCGGCTATCGCTTTCCGTACGGCCACACGCACAGGCGGCAGGAGGAGGTGTACGTGGTCCTCCGCGGGAGCGGCCGGATGAAGCTCGACGACGAGATCGTCGAGCTCAGGGAGTGGGACGCGGTGCGCGTCTCGCCTGGTACGTGGCGGGGCTACGAGGCCGGGCCGGACGGCCTCGAGATTCTCGTGATCGGCGCGCCCAATCTCGGCGAGGCTCCCCGCGAGGACGTCGAGGGCAGGCGCGACTGGTGGTCTGACTAG
- a CDS encoding acetyl-CoA C-acetyltransferase — protein MSSTDALIFDAVRTPRGKGKHNGSLHSVKPVDLVVGLMHELLSRHVRLDPNRIDDVVLGCVSPVGDQGADIAKTAAIKAGLPDTVAGVQLNRFCASGLEAVNISAQKVASGWEDLVLAGGVESMSRVPMGSDGGAWAMDPETNYDTSFVPQGISADLIATVEGFSRDDVDEYAARSQERAAAAREEGRFSQSVVPVLDLNEQVVLDHDEFIRPGTTVETLAGLKPSFEAMGEMGGFDAVALQKYHWVEKINHVHTPGNSSGVVDGASLVIVGNEKTGDELGLTPRAKILATAVSGADPTIMLTGPAPASRKALDKAGLTVDDLDLVEINEAFAAVVLRFVRDMGLDMEKVNVNGGAIAMGHPLGATGGMILGTLIDELHRTGGKYGLATLCIGGGMGIATVVEAVR, from the coding sequence ATGAGCAGCACCGACGCCCTGATCTTCGACGCGGTCCGCACACCGCGCGGGAAGGGCAAGCACAACGGCTCGTTGCACTCCGTGAAGCCGGTCGACCTCGTGGTCGGCCTCATGCACGAGCTCCTCTCCAGGCACGTCCGGCTCGATCCGAACCGGATCGACGACGTCGTGCTCGGCTGCGTCTCGCCGGTGGGCGACCAGGGCGCGGACATCGCCAAGACCGCCGCCATCAAGGCGGGCCTGCCGGACACCGTGGCGGGCGTTCAGCTCAACCGCTTCTGCGCCTCCGGCCTCGAGGCCGTGAACATCAGCGCGCAGAAGGTCGCGTCCGGCTGGGAGGACCTCGTACTCGCCGGCGGCGTCGAATCGATGTCGCGCGTGCCGATGGGCTCGGACGGCGGCGCCTGGGCGATGGACCCCGAGACCAACTACGACACGAGCTTCGTGCCGCAGGGCATCAGCGCCGACCTCATCGCGACAGTTGAGGGCTTCAGCCGCGACGACGTTGACGAGTACGCCGCGCGCTCGCAGGAGCGGGCCGCCGCCGCGCGCGAGGAGGGCCGCTTCTCGCAGTCGGTGGTGCCGGTGCTCGACTTGAACGAGCAGGTGGTGCTCGACCACGACGAGTTCATCCGCCCGGGCACGACCGTTGAGACGCTCGCAGGGCTCAAGCCGTCGTTCGAGGCGATGGGCGAGATGGGCGGCTTCGACGCCGTGGCGCTCCAGAAGTACCACTGGGTCGAGAAGATCAACCACGTCCACACGCCGGGCAACTCGTCCGGGGTCGTGGATGGGGCGTCGCTCGTGATCGTCGGCAACGAGAAGACGGGCGACGAGCTCGGCCTCACGCCGCGCGCGAAGATCCTCGCCACCGCGGTCTCTGGCGCCGACCCGACGATCATGCTCACCGGCCCCGCGCCGGCGTCGCGCAAGGCGCTCGACAAGGCCGGCCTCACCGTCGACGACCTCGACCTCGTGGAGATCAACGAGGCGTTCGCCGCGGTGGTGCTCCGCTTCGTCCGCGACATGGGCCTCGACATGGAGAAGGTCAACGTGAACGGCGGCGCCATCGCCATGGGGCACCCGCTGGGCGCCACCGGCGGCATGATCCTCGGCACGCTGATCGACGAGCTGCACCGCACGGGCGGCAAGTACGGCCTCGCCACGCTCTGCATCGGCGGCGGCATGGGAATCGCGACGGTTGTGGAGGCAGTTCGATGA
- a CDS encoding TetR/AcrR family transcriptional regulator, translating into MPTGAQQRRTYLDAEERRAQILRVAARLFSERNYDAVSTVEVAREAGIARGLVNHYFRTKRDLYVEVVRSMLEVPDDLFPPGAGADQSERLAVLSDAVDRWLRTVKANRGTWLASIGAQGFGRDPEVEAALEDARRRIVDQLIALAWGPPAEATPRVRALMRGYEGFAQAITADWLQNGRLPRRDVHQLLVQGLVALVDEALPKIEQQTTGVTTP; encoded by the coding sequence ATGCCGACGGGGGCGCAGCAGCGGCGCACTTACCTGGATGCAGAAGAGCGCCGCGCGCAGATCCTTCGAGTGGCGGCGAGGCTCTTCTCCGAGCGCAACTACGACGCCGTCTCCACCGTGGAGGTGGCGCGGGAGGCGGGCATCGCGCGCGGCCTCGTGAACCACTACTTCCGCACCAAGCGCGATCTCTACGTGGAGGTGGTGCGCTCGATGCTCGAGGTGCCGGATGACCTCTTCCCGCCCGGCGCCGGCGCGGACCAGAGCGAGCGCCTGGCGGTGCTCTCCGACGCCGTGGACCGCTGGCTGCGAACCGTCAAGGCCAACCGCGGCACATGGCTTGCGAGCATCGGCGCGCAGGGCTTCGGGCGCGACCCCGAGGTGGAGGCTGCGCTCGAGGACGCCCGCCGCCGCATCGTCGACCAGCTGATCGCCCTCGCATGGGGCCCGCCGGCCGAGGCCACTCCGCGGGTGCGCGCGCTGATGCGCGGCTATGAGGGATTCGCACAGGCGATCACCGCCGACTGGCTGCAGAACGGCCGCCTGCCGCGGCGCGATGTGCACCAGCTCCTGGTCCAGGGGCTCGTCGCGCTCGTGGACGAAGCACTTCCGAAGATCGAACAGCAAACGACAGGAGTCACAACACCATGA
- a CDS encoding oxygenase MpaB family protein gives MREVGLFRPDSVTWRVVGHQSSLVGGLRSLIIQSLHPLAMAGVADFSDYRSRPLKRLQGTAAYVAATTFGTTAQAREAADRVRRIHKHVRGVDPVTGREYSADDPHTQVWVHTVEMHSFLAAYRAFAGPISDEEADAYFAENVRVAELLGTPAALVPASLAEVREYFARVRPELRMSPAARDAIHFVLRPPLGSRELLPFQLPMRTLSSGALALVPRDLRRLAGIDRSPAIDAAAIAAARPLVTALGLPLVRQVHRVVVGRDATDIGRAGVEREAAAA, from the coding sequence GTGAGGGAAGTGGGTCTTTTCAGGCCGGATTCGGTCACCTGGCGGGTGGTTGGCCACCAGTCTTCGCTTGTGGGCGGACTGCGTTCGCTGATCATCCAGTCCCTCCATCCGCTGGCGATGGCGGGCGTGGCCGACTTCAGCGATTACCGCAGCCGGCCACTCAAGCGGCTGCAGGGCACCGCCGCCTACGTCGCGGCCACGACATTCGGCACGACCGCGCAGGCACGCGAGGCAGCCGACAGGGTGCGCCGCATCCACAAGCACGTTCGCGGCGTCGACCCGGTGACCGGCCGCGAGTACAGCGCCGACGACCCGCACACCCAGGTCTGGGTCCACACCGTTGAGATGCATTCGTTCCTCGCCGCGTACCGCGCGTTCGCCGGACCGATCAGCGACGAGGAGGCCGACGCCTACTTCGCGGAGAACGTCCGGGTGGCCGAGCTGCTCGGCACGCCCGCCGCGCTCGTGCCCGCCTCGCTTGCCGAGGTACGTGAGTACTTCGCCCGCGTGCGGCCCGAGCTGCGGATGTCGCCCGCCGCGCGTGACGCGATCCACTTCGTGCTCCGCCCGCCGCTCGGCTCACGCGAGCTGCTGCCGTTCCAGCTCCCGATGCGGACACTCTCGAGCGGCGCGCTCGCCCTGGTGCCGCGCGACCTGCGGCGACTCGCTGGGATCGATCGCTCGCCGGCGATCGACGCAGCGGCCATCGCCGCGGCCCGGCCACTCGTCACTGCGCTCGGGCTGCCGCTCGTCCGCCAGGTGCATCGCGTGGTGGTGGGCCGCGACGCGACGGACATCGGGCGCGCGGGGGTGGAGCGCGAGGCGGCGGCTGCTTAG